The Corynebacterium occultum sequence GGTGCTCGGCCCCTCCCAGATCGGCCTGTTGGCGGCGGTGGGCCGTTCCAAGGTGCTGGTCTATCCCCGTCCCCGGCTTTCCGTGCTCTCGATCGGCCATGAACTGGTCGACATTGAGCGGGAACCCGGTCTCGGCCAGGTCTATGACGTCAATTCCTATGCCTTGGCCGCCGCCGGCAAAGAGGCCGGTGCCGATGTCCACCGGGTAGGCATCATCGAGGGGGAACCCCGCCGTCTGCGTGACATCATCGAGGGGCAGCTGCTGCGTTCTGAGGTGATGGTCATCTCCGGTGCGGTCGGTGGTGCCGGTTCGGAGAGCATCCGCCGGGTGCTTGCCGAGATCGGTGAGATCGACACCACCCGGGTGGCGATGCATCCCGGTTCGGTCCAGGGGTTCGGCCGCTTGGGCCCTGATCAGATCCCGGTCTTTCTGCTGCCCGCCAACCCGGTGTCGGCGCTGGTGGCCTTCGAGATTTTCGTCCGCCCCCTGATCCGCATTTCGCTGGGTAAGCGCAACGTCAGGCGCCGTGTGGTCCGGGCCAGGGCGGTCAACCATGTGCTTTCCCGCCAGGGACGGCGTGGTTATATCCGGGCCCGTCTGATGCGTGACTCCGAGACCCAGGACTATCTGGTGGAGGGCCTGGGGGGTGCCACCGGCGCCCCGGCGCATCTGCTGGCAGGCCTGAGTGAGGCCAACGCAATGATCCGGATCCCCGAGGAAGTCACTGAGGTCCGCCCCGGCGATATCGTCGAGGTGCTCTTCCTGGCCGCGAATGCCTGATCTTCATGCTTGACCCCTTCGGCCTCGCTGAATCCCGTTGGCGGGCGGCGGTGGCGGCCGCCCCGCATCCGATGCACCCCGGTTGGCCTGAGGTCACCCCGATGGTTCGGTTGGCCCGTGGTCCGCAGCTTCGCCTACGCCCCCTGCTGCGTAAGGACGGCCGGGAGTGGCGGCAGATGAGGCTGCTGGATGAGGCGCACCTGCGTCCGGTGGAACCCACCGCACATCGTGGTTGGGATGCCGCCCACACCCAACCGGCCTGGCACGCCAATTTCATGGCGTTGCGGGATCTGGCGACCCAGGGCACGGTGATCCCCCTGGTCATTGAGCTCGATGGTGCTTTCGCCGGCCAGCTGACCCTGGGAAATATCCAGCATGGTGGGGTCTCCTCCTGTTGGATCGGTTATTGGGTGTTCAGCGGCTACCAGGGTTTGGGGGCCGCCACGGCAGCCTGTGCCCTGGGCACCGATCATGCTTTCCGACGGGTTGGCCTGCACCGGGTGACCGCCACCTACCTGCCCTCCAATCCGGCCTCGGGCCGGGTGCTGGCTAATAACGGCTACCGGGAAGAGGGGCTGCTGCGGCGGAATCTCCACATCGACGGGCAGTGGCGGGACCATGTTTTCGTGGCTCAGACCCGGGATGAGAAACCGGGGAGCTGTGTGGAACGCCTGCGTCGGGAGGGAAAGCTACTTCCATTACGTCATTAAGGCTAGTATCGGTAGTAGAGCCGCTGATTGGCCACTTTTTCGGCGTGGCAGTCCGCGGATATCCCGGCCGCTGGATAGGCTGTCTGGAATTTGAAACACATTGTCAAGGGGAAGGCGGCACTCACACATGCCCGGAGGATTGATCATTGTCCTGATCATCGTGGTATGGCTTTTTGTGCTTGCACCACTGCTGTTGCGCGGCCAGAAGCCGATTCGCAAGGCGGGCGAGGCATTTGATGAGACCCGCGTCATCCACGAGGGTGGCAGCGGCGAGTTGCGTAGCCGCCGTCGACCCCGGGTGACCCCCGCTGATGTCCGCCTGCACCCCCAACGTGATGATGAGGATTACGAACTCGTCGACGCTGATGATGTGCTTATCGACGACCGCGAGACCACCTCACCGGGTGCCCTCGGCGGTGTCTTCGCCTCCGCTTCGGCGAAATTCCAGCGCCAGCGGGCGGATGCTGGCGTCGGGGAGGAAACCACCGAGGACAGCACCGCCGCTGTGGTCGAGCCGGTTGTGGAGGGCACCATCGTCCACGAACTTGAGGCCGGATCCACCACTGAGGCCAGCGTGAAGGTTCCCGAGGAAGCCCCGGTGAGCAACGAGATCCTCAATGAGGAGGATGACTTCTGGGATGAGGATGCGGAGCACTATGAGCTCTCCAACGCCTACACCTCCGCAGCCGATTTCCTGGATCCCCGCGCCGCCCTGGATGGTGCCCCCGCAGAGGTCGGCACCGAGGAGCAGCCGGAGGCGGAACTTGAGTATGAGGATTACCGGGAAGGGGAGAAGCTACGCGATGCGGAACTCTCCCCTGAGGAGCTGGCCTTCGCCCAGCGTCGCCGGGGCCGTGGCGGCTGGGACCCGGAAGCTGATGAGCACCACTCCCTGAACCGTTATCAGCGTCGCCAGCGCACCCTCATCGGACTGGGTGTGGCAGTGGTGCTGACCGCGGTGCTGGCCATTGTCTTCGGCGGCTGGGCCTGGGCCCTGCCGGTGCTGGCACTGGGAGCAACCGCTTTCTACCTGGTGGCGCTACGCGGTCAGGTCCGGGCGGAGCAGGCACTGCGGATGCGCCGCATCCGGCAGCTGCGCCGCGCCCGGTTGGGTGTGGTGCATTCCGACGAGGCCTCCTCCCCGCAACTGCCACGTAAGCTGCGCCGCCCCGGTGCTGTGGTCCTGGAACTCGATGATGAGAGCCCGGATTTCGAGCATCTGTACACCCGTTACCTCCAGCAGGCACCGGTGGCTGAGGTCACCGAGTTCCAACGCTACCGCGACCGTCGGGTCAGCTAGGCCAGACCCCGGAAGCCCCCCGGCGGTGGGATCCCACCAGGTGGGTGTCCACCATCCCGATTGCCTCCATCAGCGCGAAGCAGGTGGTGGGACCCACGAAGGAAAAGCCCTCGTTCTTGAGGGCTTTCGCCATTTCCCGGGACTCCTCAGACATGCTGGGCACCTCTGCCATGCTCTCCGGTGCCGGGGTTCGCGGTGGCGTGAAGGAGTAGATCAACTTCACCAGCCCCATCTTCCGTCGCAGGCGCAGTACCGCAGCGGCATTGTTGATGGTGGCCTCGATCTTGCGGCGGTTACGCACGATGCCGGCATCAGCCATCAGACGGGCCACATCTGTCTCGGTGAAGGCCGCCACCTGATCCGGGTCAAAATCGGCGAAGGCCTGCCGGAAGGCGGGGCGTTTGCGCAGGATGGTCAGCCAGGATAAACCGGATTGGAAGGCCTCCAGGCTGAGACGCTCGAAGAGTCCCCGCTCATCCCGGACAGGCATGCCCCATTCTTTGTCATAGTATTCCTGCAGGAGGGGATCCCGGGTCGCCCAGGGAGTCCGGGACAACCCATCGGCCCCGATGATCAGCCCACCCATTTAAGCCGCCTCCAGGGCCAGCAGAGCCTGTTTGGCGGCCACACCACCCCGGTAGCCGCCAAGGCCCCCATCGCTGCGTAGGACGCGGTGGCAGGGTAGGACGATCGGCAGGGGATTGGTGGCGCAGGCCGAGCCCACCGCCCGGACCGCTCCGGGGTTATCCAGTTCCCGGGCCAGCTGAAGGTAAGTGCGGGTCTGGCCATAAGGGATGCTGGCCAGGTGTTCCTGGGCCCGGTGTCGGAAACCCGCGTCCCCGGGATGTTCCAGGGGCAGCGAGAAGGAACGCCGCGAACCGGCGAAATATTCGCCGAGCTGGGTGGCCGCGACGTCGAGAAGCGGGTCGGTTGTGACCCCCGTGCCGATGTCCAGGTGGGTGGTGTCCTCCCCGGGGAAAGCGATATAACGCAGTCCCTGTTCCCCGGCGATCAGGAGCAGGGTACCGATGGGGGAGTCGAGATAGCGGTGTCGGAGGGTGGTTTTCATGGGTTTCTCCCTGGGCGGATTCTGGGTTGTCTCGGCCGGACACCGGCCTAGAAGGTAGTCTATTCCTCATGGATAAGCCGGTGGTGAGAGATGCAGCGCTGCTCATTTTCCGTGGTGTACTGGGCCTGGTGTTCGTGGCACACGGGTGGGACAAACTCTTCCGGACCGGGATCACCGAGACGACCGGCCAGTTCAGTGCCTGGCAGGTCCCCCAACCGAAGCTCTCTGCCTATGTCGCCGGAATCGCGGAATTGCTCGGTGGGGCACTTCTGACGGTCGGCCTGCTCACCACCATCGTCGCTGGTGCGCTGGCGTTGCTGATGGTGGCCGCCGCCTATTTCGTTCACCTGGACCAGGGTTTCTTCAGCGATAGTGGTCTGGTTTCCGGAGGGGGTCTGGAATACCCCATCGTGCTGATCGCCGGCCTGTTGATGATCGTGGTCTTCGGTTCCGGGCGGGCAAGTGTGGATGGGGTGCTGGCCCGTGCTTGAGTGCGAACATGTCCAGTCCGCCCTCTCCGCCCGGCTGGATGGGGAGGCCACCGGCTACCCCGATGATGTCATTGACGCCCACCTGGCCGGCTGTGCGGAATGTCAGGCTTTCTACCGGCAGGCCATCGCCCTCAAGGAACAGCTCAGCGCCGACGCCGTCCCCGCCGGGGTGCCGGACCTTTCTGAGGTGATTCTGGCCGGGGTGGAGCCGGAGTGGCGCCGCCGGGCCCATTCCCGCGCCCTGGGTCTGGCGCTGAGCCGGATCGCGCTGGTGGTGCTCGGCATCATCTACGTGATCTGGTCGGTCAGTCTGCTGGCCAACACCCCTGGTGAGCTCATTGATGATGGTTACTCCAACCTGATGGCCGAGGCTGCGGCCATGCGCCTGGCCCTGGGCTTCGCCCTGTTCTTCGCTGCCTGGCAGCCCCGCCTGGTGGTGGGAATGCTGCCCCTGGTGGGTGCCCTGTGGACCTTCAGCGCCGGTTTCGCAGCCCGGGATGTGCTGCTGGGGCTGGCATCCCCGGAACAACTGGGTTTCCTCGGTCTGCTGCTGATCACCGGGGTGGTGTTGGGATGGTCCTGGTTCAACAACTATGGACGCAGTGCCTTCCGCGCCACCTGGGATTCCCTGAACGCAAAACCCGCCTGAGCGTGGGGCTCAGATCCAGCTTGGCAGCCACATGATGTCGAAGTAGTGGGCATCGGAGATCTGGATCCCGTAGAAGATCGGCAGCCAGTAGAAGAACATCGCCACCACCAATGCCAGATATGCGCACACCGCCACCGAACCCCAGGTCATGTGTGCCAGCTGCTGACTCTTCAGCTTCTTCCCCTCACCCCAGAGCTGCCCACAGGCCAGGGCGATCAGGACGATGGTGAAGGGCACCAGGGCCGCGGCGTAGAAGAAGTACATCTGGCGGTCATATCCGGCCAGCCAGGGCAGGAACCCAGCGGCGAAGGCCACCAGGGGCAGCAGGAAAGCACGCTGTCGGCGGATCACCAGGGACCACAGTCCCCAGAGCAGAGCCGGGATGGTCAGCCACCAGATCGCCGGAGTGCCGAAGAGGAAGATCATCTCCCGGCAGGTTCCTGCCGCGCATTCCATGTCGGTGTCAGAGGAGTAGAGGATGGGTCGACCCGCCACCAGCCAGGACCAGGGTTTGGAGTCCCAGGGATGGCTGTGTCCCCCGGAAGTGGTCAGGGAACCGTGGAACTCCAGAACCGAGAGGTGGTAGTGCAACCAACCGGCAGCAGCCTCCGGCAGGGCCTGCAGCCAGGAATCCTCCGGGATGGTGCCATCAGTCTTGGCATGACGGTAGACACTGGTCTCGGAGGCGAACCAGGCCCGCCAACTCCACAGGTAGAGCAGGGCGGGCAGCAGCACCAGGGATCCCAGGGCGGGAATGGTGTCCCGGAAGAGAGCGCCGAGCACCGGGTGGGGAACCCCGTAGCGGCGTCGGAGCGCCAGGTCGGTGAAGACGCTGAGCAGACCGAAGAAAGCGATGTAATACAGTCCCGACCATTTCACCCCGAGCGCCAGACCGAGGAAGATTCCGGTGGTGAAACGCCACCAGCGAAAACCCAGCCGCGGCCCATAGCGGCTCTCGCCCATCATCCCCTGCAGCCAGGCATCGTGAAAGCGCTGCCGCACCTGCTGGTGGTCGCGGATCAGGGCCCAGGCGGCCGCGACGATGAAGAACACCTGGAAGATGTCGAGCATGCCGAAACGGGAGGTGATCAGCAGCACCCCGTCGAAGACCGCCAGCAGTCCGGCGATGCTGGCCACCTGCCAGGAGTTACTCAGCCGACGGGTCAGTGCCATGATCATCAGCACGGTGGCGACACCGAAGAGTGCGGTCATCAGGCGCCATCCCCAGGGGGAGTACCCGAAGATCATCTCACCCAGGGCGATCAGCTGCTTCGCCAACGGGGGGTGCACCACCAGGCCGTAGCCCGGGTTGGATTCGATGCCGCCGATCAGCGGGTTGACCCAGGATTCCACCATGTCCCAGGCCTGGGGCACGTAGTGCTTCTCATCGAAGACCGGGGTGCCCCCGGATTCCGCTCTGCCGAGCCAGAAGAAACGGGTGATCACAGCCAGCAGGCCAATCAGCGCAGTGCTGATGGTGTCTGCCCGGGACCACTGGTGGGTGCGGGGGTTCGGCGGGGAAACCTGGGCTGCCCGCCCAGCCGGGATCGGGGAGGCTAGGGAGGTACTCACCTGAGAGAGTCTAGAGGTCCGGGCCTGAAGGTGTGGGAAGCTGGAGGCATGAACAACACCGAACACACCCCCGAAGCAGTGGCACCCGACCTGGAAACGGATATCGGGTTGGAGACCCAGGGGCAGACGCTGCCCCGGGGAGTGATCATCGCGGCCACCCCCCTGGGCAATGTCCACGATGCTTCCCCGCGGTTAAGGCAGGCCCTGGCGCAGGCTGATGTGGTGGCCGCGGAGGACACCCGCCGCACCCGCGCTCTGGCGGCGGCCCTGGACGTGCAGATCCGGGGTCGGGTGATCTCCAATTTCGACCACAATGAGGAGGGCCGGGTCGCGCAGCTGCTGGAGGCCGCCCAGCACGGTTCGGTGGTGGTGGTCTCGGATGCCGGGATGCCGGTGGTTTCGGATCCGGGTCTCTCCCTGGTCAATGCGGCCCATGAGGCAGGCGTCCCGGTGACCTGTTTCCCCGGGCCTTCCGCCGTGCCCACCGCCCTGGCTCTTTCCGGGTTGAACGTGGGAAAATTCGCTTTCGACGGTTTTGCCCCACGCAAGTCCGGCCAGCGCCGGGAATGGTTGAAGTCGCTGAAGAATGAGGCCCGGGCGGTCTGCTTCTTCGAATCTCCGCATCGCATCGCAGACACGCTTGCCGACGCCGTGGAGGTCCTCGGCGAGACCCGGCGTGCCGCCGTCTGCCGCGAATTGAGCAAGACCTATGAGGAGGTGCGCCGTGGCTCCCTCGCCGAGCTGGCGGAGTGGGCCCGGCAGGGGGTGCGCGGGGAGATCACCGTGGTGCTCGAAGGCGCCGGGGAGGAGGACGTCGATGTTCACGCCCTGGTTCCGGCGGTGGAGGAGCGGGTGGCGGAAGGTGAGCGCCTGAAGGCGGTGTGCAAGGACATCGCGGCAACCCGGGGGGTGTCCGCCAGGGAGCTCTATGACGCGGTTCTCAGCGCCCGTGGCTAATTGTTATGTTTTTGTTGTAGGTTTCGGGAACTTCCCCGGGTGCGCTGCAGACATGTAAATCAAGGAATGATAACTTCCTCCCTTTT is a genomic window containing:
- the sepX gene encoding divisome protein SepX/GlpR, producing MPGGLIIVLIIVVWLFVLAPLLLRGQKPIRKAGEAFDETRVIHEGGSGELRSRRRPRVTPADVRLHPQRDDEDYELVDADDVLIDDRETTSPGALGGVFASASAKFQRQRADAGVGEETTEDSTAAVVEPVVEGTIVHELEAGSTTEASVKVPEEAPVSNEILNEEDDFWDEDAEHYELSNAYTSAADFLDPRAALDGAPAEVGTEEQPEAELEYEDYREGEKLRDAELSPEELAFAQRRRGRGGWDPEADEHHSLNRYQRRQRTLIGLGVAVVLTAVLAIVFGGWAWALPVLALGATAFYLVALRGQVRAEQALRMRRIRQLRRARLGVVHSDEASSPQLPRKLRRPGAVVLELDDESPDFEHLYTRYLQQAPVAEVTEFQRYRDRRVS
- a CDS encoding GNAT family N-acetyltransferase; the protein is MLDPFGLAESRWRAAVAAAPHPMHPGWPEVTPMVRLARGPQLRLRPLLRKDGREWRQMRLLDEAHLRPVEPTAHRGWDAAHTQPAWHANFMALRDLATQGTVIPLVIELDGAFAGQLTLGNIQHGGVSSCWIGYWVFSGYQGLGAATAACALGTDHAFRRVGLHRVTATYLPSNPASGRVLANNGYREEGLLRRNLHIDGQWRDHVFVAQTRDEKPGSCVERLRREGKLLPLRH
- a CDS encoding methylated-DNA--[protein]-cysteine S-methyltransferase is translated as MKTTLRHRYLDSPIGTLLLIAGEQGLRYIAFPGEDTTHLDIGTGVTTDPLLDVAATQLGEYFAGSRRSFSLPLEHPGDAGFRHRAQEHLASIPYGQTRTYLQLARELDNPGAVRAVGSACATNPLPIVLPCHRVLRSDGGLGGYRGGVAAKQALLALEAA
- a CDS encoding DoxX family protein — encoded protein: MDKPVVRDAALLIFRGVLGLVFVAHGWDKLFRTGITETTGQFSAWQVPQPKLSAYVAGIAELLGGALLTVGLLTTIVAGALALLMVAAAYFVHLDQGFFSDSGLVSGGGLEYPIVLIAGLLMIVVFGSGRASVDGVLARA
- a CDS encoding DNA-3-methyladenine glycosylase I; the protein is MGGLIIGADGLSRTPWATRDPLLQEYYDKEWGMPVRDERGLFERLSLEAFQSGLSWLTILRKRPAFRQAFADFDPDQVAAFTETDVARLMADAGIVRNRRKIEATINNAAAVLRLRRKMGLVKLIYSFTPPRTPAPESMAEVPSMSEESREMAKALKNEGFSFVGPTTCFALMEAIGMVDTHLVGSHRRGASGVWPS
- the glp gene encoding molybdotransferase-like divisome protein Glp, which encodes MRSVEQQLALVTDSAVTPEPVRTAIADALGLMCAEEVQAVRPLPGFPQAAIDGYAVRAVDVGGERGLGRTPPEEPVGRPRSAPERSLPVVGEVNAGSQRPLRLQPKQAVRVHTGAPLPALADAVLPLEWSDRGRKRVVAEKPVRSGDFVRRVGDDIQPGDVAVSPGSVLGPSQIGLLAAVGRSKVLVYPRPRLSVLSIGHELVDIEREPGLGQVYDVNSYALAAAGKEAGADVHRVGIIEGEPRRLRDIIEGQLLRSEVMVISGAVGGAGSESIRRVLAEIGEIDTTRVAMHPGSVQGFGRLGPDQIPVFLLPANPVSALVAFEIFVRPLIRISLGKRNVRRRVVRARAVNHVLSRQGRRGYIRARLMRDSETQDYLVEGLGGATGAPAHLLAGLSEANAMIRIPEEVTEVRPGDIVEVLFLAANA
- a CDS encoding dolichyl-phosphate-mannose--protein mannosyltransferase, which encodes MSTSLASPIPAGRAAQVSPPNPRTHQWSRADTISTALIGLLAVITRFFWLGRAESGGTPVFDEKHYVPQAWDMVESWVNPLIGGIESNPGYGLVVHPPLAKQLIALGEMIFGYSPWGWRLMTALFGVATVLMIMALTRRLSNSWQVASIAGLLAVFDGVLLITSRFGMLDIFQVFFIVAAAWALIRDHQQVRQRFHDAWLQGMMGESRYGPRLGFRWWRFTTGIFLGLALGVKWSGLYYIAFFGLLSVFTDLALRRRYGVPHPVLGALFRDTIPALGSLVLLPALLYLWSWRAWFASETSVYRHAKTDGTIPEDSWLQALPEAAAGWLHYHLSVLEFHGSLTTSGGHSHPWDSKPWSWLVAGRPILYSSDTDMECAAGTCREMIFLFGTPAIWWLTIPALLWGLWSLVIRRQRAFLLPLVAFAAGFLPWLAGYDRQMYFFYAAALVPFTIVLIALACGQLWGEGKKLKSQQLAHMTWGSVAVCAYLALVVAMFFYWLPIFYGIQISDAHYFDIMWLPSWI
- a CDS encoding zf-HC2 domain-containing protein, which produces MLECEHVQSALSARLDGEATGYPDDVIDAHLAGCAECQAFYRQAIALKEQLSADAVPAGVPDLSEVILAGVEPEWRRRAHSRALGLALSRIALVVLGIIYVIWSVSLLANTPGELIDDGYSNLMAEAAAMRLALGFALFFAAWQPRLVVGMLPLVGALWTFSAGFAARDVLLGLASPEQLGFLGLLLITGVVLGWSWFNNYGRSAFRATWDSLNAKPA
- the rsmI gene encoding 16S rRNA (cytidine(1402)-2'-O)-methyltransferase — protein: METQGQTLPRGVIIAATPLGNVHDASPRLRQALAQADVVAAEDTRRTRALAAALDVQIRGRVISNFDHNEEGRVAQLLEAAQHGSVVVVSDAGMPVVSDPGLSLVNAAHEAGVPVTCFPGPSAVPTALALSGLNVGKFAFDGFAPRKSGQRREWLKSLKNEARAVCFFESPHRIADTLADAVEVLGETRRAAVCRELSKTYEEVRRGSLAELAEWARQGVRGEITVVLEGAGEEDVDVHALVPAVEERVAEGERLKAVCKDIAATRGVSARELYDAVLSARG